From the Oceanivirga salmonicida genome, the window ATTTCCTCCACCTACTACATAAACTTCTAATTCCTTGAAAAAGTCAGCATCACATGTAGCACAATATGAAATTCCTTTTCCTGAAAGTTCTTTTACACCTGGTGCATCTAATTTTCTAGGAGTTGCTCCTGTTGCAATTACTACTGCCTTTGCTGTGTAAACTTTATCTTTACACTTAACTATTTTTTCTTTTCCTGAAAAATCTACTTCAATAACTTCTTCTTTTCTTACTTCCGTACCAAAATTTTTACATTGTTCAAGCATTCTTCCAGTTAAATTAGGTCCTGTTGGATTTTCAATAGACCCTGGATAATTTTCAATTAGATGAGTAATTGCTGCTTGCCCACCATTTTGTCCTTTTTCTAAAACTAATGTTTTAAGTCTTCCTCTTGATGCATATAATGCTGAAGATAAACCTGCTGGACCTGATCCTATTATTATTAGATCAAAATGTTCTGTCATAATTAGCCTCCTTATTCTTTATTATTTAATTATTCTATTTATAGCATTTGTAATTAAATCATAATCTATGACACTAAAATCGTCTTTTACTGTTTCAACCCACATTGGAGTTTTTTTATTTTTTTCAAATTTTATAAATGTCTCTATTGCCTGCGATATTAAATTAACTGAATTAATATCTAAAATATCTCCTGTTTTTAAAACTATTGTTCTATAAACAGTTTCATTTGGCTTTACACTTCCATACATAGGATGAGTAAGTATTTCATAATTTTCATGTATATAATCTCTTGCTATTTTTAATATTTCAAGATAACTTACATTTCTAAAATCTACTTCTATGCCTTTACTTATATAATTCAAAAACTTCGGATTATTTGTTAACAATTTCACTTTTATGTCTCCTTCTACGCTTACTTTACAAAAAAACAGGAAAACACTACTGCATTTCCCTCCCCTTATGTAAAATTCTCTCTTGCTATATTACTAAACAGGAAAATACTTCTGCTTTTTCCCTGTTATAATCTATTCCAGAGTTTTGTCCAAATACAGTCTCTTTACCTGAGAATTTCGCTAGAAATCGCAAATTAGCTAACTTGTCCCTTCGGTGCTCTATATTAAAGTCTCTCCCGTATTCTTCATCCAAATATATTCATTTATACTAGATTATAACCCCTTTTTTCCAAAAGTCAATAAAAAATTTTCTAAAACTTTATAAATAATAACCCTTAATTTGGCATATTATTTTAAGCCATTTTAAGGGTCATTTTAAATTGATAAATTTAATATTCTTTCAATGATAAAGTATCTATATCCTTAATACTTTCATATTTAATAATAATTCTTTTTTTCTCATATTTTTCTTTATTTTTAATTATTTCGTTTAATTTATTTTTAACTTTTTCTATATTTCCATCTTCATCTATATCAATTTTAGGAATATTTAAATCTGTGGCATTTCCTTCTATA encodes:
- a CDS encoding GrdX family protein, whose product is MKLLTNNPKFLNYISKGIEVDFRNVSYLEILKIARDYIHENYEILTHPMYGSVKPNETVYRTIVLKTGDILDINSVNLISQAIETFIKFEKNKKTPMWVETVKDDFSVIDYDLITNAINRIIK